The following are encoded together in the Zingiber officinale cultivar Zhangliang chromosome 8A, Zo_v1.1, whole genome shotgun sequence genome:
- the LOC122012547 gene encoding NAC domain-containing protein 35-like gives MKLQQLPSAMISDHNSTGVAAPADLTADDDRDRDHDLLMPGFRFHPTEEELIDFYLRRKVQGRRFNVDLIPFLDLYRYDPWDLPVFATMGEKEWYFYVPRDRKYRNGDRPNRVTPSGYWKATGADRVVRSENGARSIGLKKTLVFYSGKAPKGIRSSWIMHEYRLPHSDTTLQYQKTTEISLCRVYKRAGVVEDNCQTTPAPAGIFLDRKHYSSTAKPVTAGAGTLSSTATSLKENSSTSLNPNNSSNSMEINNYQGLLLTNQQLGQGLMMVPPHEPQQLTPANQLTMSLPMISEKLWEWWSS, from the exons ATGAAGCTGCAGCAGCTGCCTTCGGCCATGATCAGTGATCACAACAGTACTGGAGTAGCAGCGCCGGCAGATCTCACCGCTGACGATGACCGAGACCGCGATCACGACCTCCTGATGCCCGGCTTCCGTTTCCACCCTACCGAGGAGGAGCTCATCGACTTCTACCTCCGCCGCAAGGTCCAGGGCCGCCGCTTCAACGTCGACCTCATCCCCTTCCTCGACCTCTACCGCTACGACCCCTGGGACCTCCCAG TTTTTGCGACGATGGGGGAGAAGGAGTGGTACTTCTATGTTCCGAGGGATCGAAAGTACCGGAACGGCGACCGGCCTAACCGGGTCACTCCGTCGGGCTACTGGAAGGCGACGGGGGCGGACAGGGTGGTTCGGTCGGAGAATGGAGCGCGGTCGATCGGGCTGAAGAAGACGCTGGTGTTCTACTCCGGGAAGGCACCCAAGGGGATTAGGTCAAGCTGGATCATGCACGAGTACAGGTTGCCACACAGTGACACGACACTGCAATATCAGAAG ACGACTGAGATCTCTCTCTGCCGGGTCTACAAGAGAGCTGGAGTAGTAGAAGACAACTGCCAGACCACTCCCGCACCTGCCGGAATATTCTTAGACAGAAAGCACTACTCTTCCACTGCAAAACCAGTCACCGCCGGCGCCGGAACCCTAAGCAGCACCGCCACGTCGCTGAAGGAAAACAGCAGCACTTCACTGAACCCTAATAACTCCTCCAACTCCATGGAAATCAATAACTACCAAGGTCTTCTTCTCACGAACCAACAGCTAGGTCAAGGGTTGATGATGGTGCCGCCACATGAGCCACAGCAGTTGACTCCGGCGAACCAGCTCACTATGTCGCTGCCGATGATCTCGGAGAAGCTGTGGGAATGGTGGAGCAGTTAA